From a region of the Mucilaginibacter auburnensis genome:
- a CDS encoding NACHT domain-containing protein: protein MNHFTVKDKLRTIKESRKETTLFPYLQQLFAKMDYQDVQITHGIHEYGKDLVFREHDSKKRIDRYTAVVVKNKDSGQTDFEDGGEVMRQIKLAFDHPFVNDKGENITISEVLVVINGTVSPQVKSILKNTILPKFLSNVEIWNYQRLTQEIENYIKDDFLSNYEMAINNFKNSQIHNLSKVENTKELFHGLSIKDINDIYVSVKTSYQRFQEKKETYIKYDEDVKAVKRTEELDDSLIIGRDHKDFFVYGLPTSGKSLLLKRIGINALNENYEKPVAVFYWEFASIKENVDLLSSLKSQYAAATNEAINFTKFSKLILLFDGLDEIKDPKVKSLILENVLQLKIQLQVQEDSFKKDKKAKYDAFQIAKQLLSDPFSKLKVSNEIIDADCFNKNFNVQLIISSRDRNFIQEHEILNSFEKVELLPFDVGQAFKLVKKLIPNDVSKSNHFVNALKDGLLTNKLVRTPLALTLMAILYREDQIDLSELPANITELYNKFTDYYLERWDSSKGLGSQYKYEEARQIMAMIASKMHCEGEKSITESNLSTLLEEIKGEYDFKDLKDISGFIDSLKDRQGLIQYDEHLNEFYFYHLTFQEYFASVAFDDSNESVLNENFFSDWWENTMIFYCGKQPKRDKFIKELYTKNVASNFNQSYKYFSLISRCLQANHLISRNLKYKILLSLLHNFDLFYTQLLENDSEQESGITYWLTTIDFTIQLRDIFLNHLSTKHLNIEDLNSAYSEIKGSETYSDMTKYCLAYLLTTRLKDSMYLIDFLNVPGLNVRWSRIVYVDLRMQKLDKGLEDKILSKINKRQGKNKDYIKKQLKERAIKHLKASDSTLQSQEADL from the coding sequence ATGAACCATTTCACTGTTAAGGATAAACTAAGAACCATCAAAGAGAGCAGAAAAGAAACTACTTTGTTCCCTTATTTGCAACAACTATTTGCTAAAATGGATTACCAAGACGTTCAAATTACGCATGGAATCCATGAATACGGCAAGGACTTGGTCTTCAGAGAACACGATAGTAAAAAGAGAATTGATAGATACACTGCTGTTGTAGTCAAGAATAAAGATTCTGGACAAACCGACTTCGAAGATGGTGGAGAAGTAATGCGTCAAATTAAATTGGCCTTTGACCATCCTTTTGTCAACGACAAAGGTGAAAACATAACAATATCCGAAGTTTTAGTAGTAATAAACGGGACGGTTTCGCCACAAGTGAAATCTATACTTAAAAATACAATACTACCTAAGTTTCTATCGAATGTTGAAATATGGAATTATCAGAGACTGACTCAGGAAATTGAAAATTACATCAAAGACGACTTTTTGAGCAACTATGAAATGGCCATTAATAATTTCAAGAACTCTCAAATCCATAATTTATCCAAAGTTGAAAATACAAAAGAGTTGTTCCATGGTTTATCAATTAAAGATATAAATGATATCTATGTAAGCGTAAAGACATCATATCAAAGGTTTCAAGAAAAAAAAGAAACCTACATAAAATATGACGAAGATGTAAAGGCGGTCAAACGTACAGAGGAATTAGATGATTCTCTAATAATTGGTCGTGACCATAAAGATTTTTTTGTTTACGGACTACCTACATCTGGGAAAAGCCTTTTATTGAAGCGGATCGGAATTAACGCTTTAAACGAAAATTATGAAAAGCCCGTTGCTGTCTTTTATTGGGAGTTTGCTTCAATAAAAGAAAATGTTGATTTGCTTTCAAGTTTAAAAAGTCAATATGCGGCGGCGACTAACGAGGCAATAAATTTTACAAAATTTTCCAAGCTAATATTATTATTCGACGGGCTGGATGAAATAAAAGATCCTAAAGTTAAATCTCTCATTTTAGAAAATGTTTTACAACTAAAAATTCAGTTACAGGTTCAGGAGGACTCTTTTAAAAAGGACAAAAAAGCAAAGTATGATGCCTTTCAAATCGCAAAACAATTACTGTCAGACCCATTTTCAAAATTGAAAGTTTCGAATGAAATTATTGACGCAGATTGCTTCAATAAAAACTTCAATGTACAATTAATTATTTCTTCAAGAGACCGAAATTTTATTCAAGAGCACGAAATACTAAACTCGTTTGAAAAAGTTGAATTACTTCCCTTTGACGTAGGACAGGCGTTTAAACTCGTTAAAAAACTTATTCCTAATGATGTAAGTAAATCTAATCATTTTGTGAATGCGTTAAAAGATGGACTTCTAACTAATAAGCTAGTTAGGACGCCGCTTGCTCTAACGCTGATGGCAATACTTTATCGAGAAGATCAAATAGACTTATCAGAACTTCCTGCAAATATTACAGAATTATACAATAAATTCACTGACTATTACCTTGAACGATGGGACAGTAGCAAAGGATTAGGTTCTCAATATAAGTATGAAGAAGCGAGGCAAATCATGGCGATGATAGCTTCAAAAATGCATTGTGAAGGCGAAAAGTCTATAACGGAATCTAACTTATCCACTCTTTTGGAAGAAATAAAAGGCGAATATGACTTTAAAGATCTAAAAGATATATCTGGCTTTATAGATTCGCTTAAAGACAGACAAGGGCTCATTCAATACGATGAGCATCTAAATGAGTTTTATTTCTATCATCTTACTTTTCAAGAGTATTTTGCCAGTGTTGCATTTGATGACTCAAATGAGTCAGTGTTGAACGAAAATTTCTTTTCGGACTGGTGGGAAAATACAATGATTTTCTACTGCGGCAAACAACCTAAACGCGACAAGTTTATAAAAGAACTATATACTAAAAATGTCGCTTCTAATTTTAATCAATCCTATAAATACTTTTCACTAATATCAAGATGTTTACAAGCAAATCACTTGATATCAAGAAATCTTAAATATAAGATTCTGTTATCTCTCTTGCATAATTTTGATCTATTTTATACGCAATTGTTAGAGAATGACTCTGAACAAGAATCTGGAATAACTTATTGGTTAACGACAATAGATTTCACAATTCAACTTCGAGATATCTTCCTTAACCATCTTAGTACAAAGCATTTAAATATCGAGGATTTAAATAGTGCATATTCAGAAATTAAAGGCAGTGAAACATATAGCGATATGACGAAATATTGTTTAGCCTACTTGTTAACTACACGTTTAAAAGACAGTATGTATTTAATAGACTTTTTAAATGTGCCTGGTCTTAATGTCAGATGGTCAAGAATAGTCTATGTAGACCTACGCATGCAAAAACTTGATAAGGGATTAGAAGATAAAATCTTAAGTAAGATTAATAAAAGGCAAGGAAAAAATAAAGACTACATAAAGAAGCAATTAAAAGAAAGGGCTATAAAGCACCTCAAAGCATCAGATAGTACATTGCAATCACAAGAAGCAGACTTATAA
- a CDS encoding Crp/Fnr family transcriptional regulator — protein MIRIKSIAVIEVFKTYLKTKSQLSESDIDTIVAAGHIKKVRKRQYLLQEGDVWKYNCFVLKGCLRTYSVDEKGNEHIIHFALENWWAGDRASYESGGTSLYNIDALEDSEVFLIAKPVFEKLCKEIPALNDFVNALLHRSFIAVQNRIHTNISSSAEEKYKRFVEQYPQMLTRIPQGMIASYLGITKETLSRIRNQTSKDR, from the coding sequence TTGATCCGCATCAAAAGCATAGCAGTGATTGAAGTATTTAAAACGTACCTAAAAACCAAAAGCCAACTCAGCGAAAGCGACATTGATACAATTGTTGCCGCCGGCCACATCAAAAAAGTGCGCAAACGGCAGTACCTGTTGCAGGAGGGTGATGTTTGGAAATACAATTGCTTTGTTTTAAAAGGCTGCCTGCGCACCTATTCGGTTGATGAGAAAGGCAATGAGCACATTATCCATTTCGCCCTGGAAAACTGGTGGGCCGGTGATAGGGCAAGTTATGAGTCGGGCGGAACATCGCTGTATAACATAGATGCTTTAGAAGATTCAGAAGTTTTCCTGATAGCCAAACCGGTGTTTGAAAAATTGTGCAAGGAAATACCCGCCCTCAACGATTTTGTGAACGCCCTGCTGCACCGCAGTTTTATTGCCGTTCAAAACCGCATCCACACCAATATCAGTTCAAGCGCAGAAGAAAAGTACAAGCGTTTTGTTGAGCAATACCCGCAAATGCTTACCCGCATACCGCAAGGCATGATCGCCTCTTACCTCGGCATCACCAAAGAAACCCTGAGCCGTATCCGCAACCAAACCAGTAAAGACAGATAG
- a CDS encoding SDR family oxidoreductase — protein MNLTNKTILITGGNSGIGYATAKVLTQKGNKVIITGRDRARLEKAGQELGVTTIPFDVTNAEDVTALVAKIKAEHSDLSVLINNAGVGKAYKLGENANAYDIAKEEFETNYFGPIRLTEALLPLLKQQSEAAIVNLASNVSIHPLVVLPTYSDSKAALHSHSIALRLTLATDTNIKVHEVFPSLISTEGTRALGLDNGLPADVAAGVIVSGIENNDNEIYVGDTAKQREAFLKDPETAISEFNKGLI, from the coding sequence ATGAACTTAACTAATAAAACCATCCTGATTACCGGTGGCAATTCAGGAATAGGCTATGCAACTGCAAAAGTACTTACCCAAAAAGGAAATAAAGTAATCATCACCGGCCGCGACCGCGCAAGGTTGGAAAAAGCCGGACAGGAGTTAGGCGTTACTACCATCCCGTTTGACGTTACCAACGCCGAAGATGTAACCGCCCTGGTAGCAAAGATCAAAGCCGAGCACAGCGACCTGAGTGTATTGATCAACAATGCAGGCGTGGGTAAAGCCTATAAGTTAGGCGAGAACGCGAACGCTTATGATATTGCCAAAGAAGAATTTGAAACCAACTATTTTGGTCCTATTCGTTTAACCGAAGCGTTATTGCCTCTGCTTAAACAACAATCCGAAGCAGCCATTGTTAACCTGGCTTCCAACGTATCTATCCATCCTTTGGTAGTATTGCCAACTTACTCTGACAGCAAGGCCGCCCTGCATTCGCACAGCATTGCCTTAAGGCTTACGCTGGCAACCGATACCAACATTAAAGTGCACGAAGTGTTCCCGTCGCTTATCAGTACTGAGGGAACCCGCGCATTGGGTTTAGATAATGGTTTACCTGCTGACGTTGCTGCTGGGGTTATTGTTAGTGGTATAGAAAACAACGACAATGAGATCTACGTCGGCGACACAGCCAAACAGCGGGAAGCCTTTTTAAAAGACCCCGAAACCGCCATAAGCGAATTCAACAAAGGGCTGATCTAA
- a CDS encoding response regulator transcription factor — protein MAKRILVIDDNEDILELVRMIFQEEGYDVIISNTSETAEHILFLGLDLIVLDVRLENPYKTGADICREFKTQHPEVKTPVILLSAEPDLHLVASSCGADGYLSKPFDVDALLNYVAALVA, from the coding sequence ATGGCAAAAAGAATACTGGTTATTGACGATAATGAAGATATTTTAGAGCTGGTAAGGATGATCTTTCAGGAGGAGGGGTACGATGTTATTATCTCCAACACATCCGAAACTGCAGAGCATATTTTATTTCTTGGCCTCGACCTCATTGTTCTCGATGTTAGGTTAGAAAATCCGTACAAAACAGGTGCTGACATTTGCAGAGAATTTAAAACCCAGCATCCGGAAGTGAAAACTCCTGTTATACTATTATCTGCCGAGCCAGACCTTCACCTGGTAGCAAGTAGTTGTGGCGCCGACGGTTATCTATCTAAGCCCTTTGATGTTGACGCGTTGCTGAATTACGTTGCGGCACTTGTGGCATAA
- a CDS encoding helix-turn-helix domain-containing protein: MKNDNTSQKLKKLRLRLGYSQEQLAEAARINLRTVQRVENGETEPRGDTLRRIASALNITTDELTTRAEQEDRGYLVAFNLSALSFLLFPFLGVLVPWVLWLLKRDKVTGLERAGRQLLNFQITGCIIYYLPKVIIITGVLFMETPSPYAGLNLGVGSSNVESSGIGMGVDSVFIYLFYLVAYYGITLIHIIISAYRAHVGKPLYYKPAIPFLR; the protein is encoded by the coding sequence ATGAAAAACGACAATACATCGCAGAAATTAAAAAAGTTGCGCCTGCGCCTGGGCTACAGCCAGGAGCAACTGGCCGAGGCTGCCCGGATAAATTTACGCACAGTTCAACGGGTGGAGAATGGCGAGACAGAACCGCGTGGAGATACGCTGCGCCGGATAGCCAGCGCGCTTAACATTACCACCGATGAGCTGACCACCCGTGCTGAACAAGAAGATAGGGGTTATTTGGTGGCGTTCAACCTGTCGGCGCTAAGTTTTTTGTTATTTCCTTTTTTAGGCGTGTTGGTACCTTGGGTGCTTTGGCTTTTAAAAAGAGACAAGGTAACAGGACTTGAGCGAGCTGGCCGGCAGCTTTTAAACTTTCAGATAACCGGCTGCATTATCTACTACCTGCCAAAAGTAATTATCATTACCGGAGTGCTTTTTATGGAAACACCAAGCCCATATGCAGGCTTAAACTTAGGCGTCGGATCAAGCAATGTTGAATCAAGCGGTATCGGTATGGGCGTAGATAGCGTTTTTATTTACCTGTTTTACCTTGTGGCGTATTACGGCATTACCCTTATTCATATTATTATAAGCGCTTACCGTGCACATGTGGGCAAGCCACTTTACTATAAACCGGCTATTCCGTTTTTGAGGTAG
- a CDS encoding nucleoside-diphosphate kinase, whose product MIDTNQLIPAIAEQVKEAQNEGFLYKEIFADTAAPVKKNEFLFFVKPEITVKNDNIQLEEILKLTFAKIAEFGFTIHDIKILAAKYLEQYNIIAQHYGVINQIASNAVANMSEGAKDKFKELFGKSFTEANVLGGLEFLEKYPEFTPTSLDYLCQNIGSKKLAGGTYVVEVKLDDETVYLINGFHGRQLKQFTDAGKSIIVMSLSTDADWSDARSNFVGATDPSKANAGSLRRAFLDNKERLGLPDVSQGANGVHLSAGPVEALVELQRYNSNFTTGQAKQISDFSFGKQLQGAFGADAVDAIVKNSNVNVDGKATSVFDLTEEKNSEEALAILKPLF is encoded by the coding sequence ATGATCGATACCAATCAACTGATACCCGCTATTGCTGAGCAAGTTAAAGAGGCGCAAAACGAAGGCTTTTTATACAAGGAGATTTTTGCCGATACAGCGGCTCCTGTTAAAAAGAATGAGTTTTTGTTCTTTGTAAAGCCGGAGATCACTGTTAAGAATGACAACATCCAACTGGAAGAAATATTAAAACTCACTTTTGCTAAAATAGCGGAGTTTGGTTTTACTATTCATGACATTAAAATATTAGCTGCCAAATACCTGGAGCAATACAACATTATTGCGCAGCATTACGGCGTAATTAACCAGATTGCAAGTAACGCTGTGGCTAACATGAGCGAAGGCGCTAAAGATAAATTTAAAGAGTTGTTTGGTAAATCATTTACCGAAGCTAATGTATTGGGCGGACTGGAGTTCCTGGAGAAATATCCGGAATTTACACCAACCTCGCTTGACTACCTTTGCCAAAACATCGGCAGCAAAAAACTGGCAGGTGGTACTTATGTGGTTGAAGTAAAACTGGACGACGAGACAGTTTACCTGATCAATGGTTTCCATGGTCGCCAGTTAAAGCAATTTACGGATGCCGGCAAGAGCATTATTGTAATGTCGTTATCAACCGATGCTGACTGGAGCGATGCCCGCAGCAACTTCGTCGGCGCTACTGATCCATCAAAAGCCAACGCAGGCAGCTTGCGTCGCGCGTTTTTAGATAACAAAGAACGTTTAGGTTTGCCTGATGTATCGCAAGGTGCCAACGGGGTGCATTTGTCGGCTGGTCCGGTTGAGGCATTGGTGGAGTTACAGCGCTACAACTCCAACTTTACTACAGGGCAAGCTAAGCAGATCAGCGATTTTAGCTTTGGCAAACAGTTACAGGGTGCTTTTGGTGCTGACGCTGTTGATGCCATTGTAAAAAACAGCAACGTTAACGTTGATGGAAAAGCTACTTCGGTATTTGATCTGACAGAAGAAAAAAACAGCGAAGAGGCTTTGGCAATATTGAAGCCACTGTTTTAA
- a CDS encoding tail fiber protein, with translation MFTAKSLFITCLLFFFSLSSFAQWPYSGNHIYNDNTLNVGIGNGTAFTPSEKLTVLGNILTTNNFILDGSGTQNQIYFKQSGNIKTQLTSNFTDGTFSLFHQGSNKFIIEQAGNIGFGTSALQPIVSGAGLFSGQKPRMEVVTGYSTGAYSDLFTIRHYATGPTAETRQLGMILKLSGEQSTTESDKMGGLVLESLAPLTYSNQPNLNFVIGNQKRMTLTFNGNFGVGTENPLTKFSVVSAGSSTPSLLWQSSAGAPVASFFGENSAGNADMINGFASSASSSARPVYMIRRSRGTLSSPQAVQTGDYLGALIGSGYDGANFANRADISFIVDGAISPNYVPTAISFSNGDVTRVERMRISSNGKVGIGTQSPDEMLTVNGKVHTKEVKVDLNIPAPDYVFKASYKLRTLEEVNKYIQSNGHLPDVPSAQTMEQNGVNIGEMNMQLLKKVEELTLYLIEEQKKRHELENRLKKMELKLKKSSR, from the coding sequence ATGTTCACCGCTAAATCCTTATTTATTACCTGCTTACTGTTTTTCTTCTCTTTATCGTCTTTTGCGCAATGGCCGTACTCCGGCAACCATATTTATAATGATAACACACTTAACGTTGGCATTGGTAACGGAACCGCCTTTACACCTTCAGAAAAACTGACAGTGTTAGGTAACATTTTGACAACTAATAATTTCATCTTAGATGGCTCCGGTACTCAAAATCAGATTTATTTCAAACAGAGCGGAAATATTAAAACGCAACTGACCAGTAATTTTACTGATGGAACGTTTTCATTATTCCATCAAGGGTCAAACAAGTTTATTATAGAGCAGGCTGGCAATATTGGTTTCGGGACTTCAGCCCTGCAGCCCATCGTTTCGGGCGCCGGACTTTTTTCAGGACAAAAGCCCCGAATGGAAGTTGTAACAGGCTATTCAACCGGAGCATATTCTGATTTGTTTACCATCAGGCATTATGCAACAGGCCCGACTGCTGAAACAAGGCAATTAGGGATGATACTCAAACTATCTGGCGAACAATCAACTACAGAGTCAGATAAAATGGGAGGCCTGGTGTTAGAGAGTTTGGCTCCTCTAACCTACTCCAATCAACCAAACTTAAACTTTGTTATAGGCAATCAGAAAAGGATGACCCTAACATTCAATGGTAATTTTGGCGTTGGAACGGAAAACCCGCTAACTAAGTTTTCAGTTGTTTCCGCGGGTTCTTCTACGCCATCGCTATTATGGCAAAGTTCAGCAGGCGCTCCGGTTGCGTCCTTTTTTGGAGAGAATTCAGCAGGTAACGCTGACATGATAAATGGATTTGCGAGCAGCGCAAGTTCTTCAGCCCGACCAGTGTATATGATAAGACGGTCGCGTGGTACGCTTTCCTCGCCTCAAGCAGTTCAAACCGGCGATTACCTTGGGGCTTTAATAGGTTCCGGCTATGATGGCGCAAACTTTGCAAACCGCGCCGATATTTCGTTTATTGTAGATGGCGCTATATCTCCTAATTATGTTCCAACAGCTATTTCTTTTAGCAATGGAGACGTAACAAGAGTTGAACGGATGCGAATCAGTTCTAACGGAAAAGTTGGCATCGGAACCCAAAGTCCTGACGAAATGCTTACCGTAAACGGCAAGGTCCATACAAAAGAGGTTAAAGTAGATTTGAACATTCCCGCTCCAGACTATGTATTTAAAGCCAGCTACAAGTTACGTACGTTGGAGGAGGTAAATAAATACATACAATCAAATGGCCACCTTCCAGACGTGCCATCCGCTCAAACCATGGAGCAAAATGGTGTCAATATTGGTGAGATGAATATGCAGCTGCTCAAAAAGGTAGAAGAGTTGACGCTATATCTGATCGAGGAGCAAAAGAAGAGACACGAGTTGGAAAATCGTCTAAAAAAAATGGAACTGAAATTGAAAAAAAGTTCAAGATAG